The Candidatus Bathyarchaeota archaeon genome includes a region encoding these proteins:
- a CDS encoding ATP-dependent DNA ligase translates to MGESFESLCRLYEVLERLSSRNEIIDLMSGYFKRLTLEELEAVVRLSTTGFEEALNVSWATVVEALKGAYGFDLEEFRKAFDETGDVGSAVKAVLERRRGPRQTLLSFKPLTVAELYSSLREISRVKGLGSRARRLRMLRGLFGKVSPLEAKYLVRILLGDLRIGVKEGLVARALAKAFQVPYDVFEKAFMLSGDLAETALTAKIKGVEGLLGTSYRPFNPIKPMLAGMAYSVREVLDEFKGKAAFEYKLDGARVQIHFFDGRVKVFSRRLKDVTVSLPEVVAVVEKTPSLENCVLEGEVIAVDPDGRPLPFQELMHRFKRVRWVEEEARRLPVRLYLFDILVADGVLMIDRPYLERRHLLVEKAGSIPVVNCLITQDVEEAERFYKSSLEMGHEGLVAKKLGSTYHPGVRGRDWLKVKATLDNLDLVIVGGEYGYGRRYRWISDYYLAALDPSTGGFVVVGKTFKGLTDAEFEELTRVLKKDVVRREGRRVWVNPRVVVEVAYNEVQKSPKYPSGFALRFARIVRIRWDKRVEEADTIDRIREIYRRQFERKSMSPRI, encoded by the coding sequence TCGAGGAGGCCTTAAACGTAAGCTGGGCTACGGTGGTCGAGGCTTTAAAGGGTGCCTACGGTTTTGACCTAGAGGAGTTTCGTAAGGCTTTCGATGAGACGGGAGATGTGGGAAGTGCCGTGAAGGCTGTTTTGGAGCGTAGGCGTGGTCCTCGTCAGACCTTGCTATCGTTTAAGCCTTTGACCGTCGCGGAGCTTTACTCGTCGCTGAGGGAGATATCACGTGTTAAAGGTCTAGGCTCTAGAGCTAGGAGGCTTAGGATGCTCAGGGGGCTTTTCGGCAAGGTTTCCCCACTGGAGGCCAAATACTTAGTAAGGATACTGCTCGGAGACCTCAGGATAGGTGTTAAGGAGGGGCTGGTAGCCAGGGCGTTGGCTAAGGCTTTTCAGGTTCCCTACGACGTTTTCGAGAAGGCCTTCATGCTAAGCGGAGACCTAGCCGAGACCGCTTTGACGGCTAAGATCAAGGGGGTCGAAGGGCTTCTCGGGACTAGCTATAGGCCCTTCAACCCGATAAAGCCTATGCTTGCCGGTATGGCCTACAGCGTCCGGGAGGTTTTGGACGAGTTTAAAGGCAAGGCGGCTTTCGAGTATAAGCTCGATGGGGCGAGGGTTCAAATACATTTCTTCGACGGGAGGGTTAAAGTCTTCTCTAGGAGGCTTAAGGATGTGACCGTCAGCCTACCTGAGGTGGTGGCGGTTGTCGAGAAGACGCCTAGCCTGGAGAACTGCGTGCTCGAAGGGGAGGTTATAGCAGTGGACCCCGATGGTAGACCTCTACCGTTTCAGGAGCTTATGCATAGGTTTAAACGAGTCAGATGGGTCGAGGAGGAGGCCAGGAGGCTTCCGGTGAGGCTCTATCTGTTCGACATATTGGTGGCCGACGGGGTTTTGATGATAGATAGGCCGTATCTGGAGCGGAGACACCTTCTCGTCGAGAAAGCCGGATCTATACCCGTGGTGAACTGTCTGATAACTCAGGACGTCGAAGAGGCTGAGAGGTTCTATAAATCGTCTTTAGAGATGGGTCATGAGGGGCTTGTAGCGAAAAAGCTCGGTAGCACCTATCACCCCGGTGTTCGGGGTAGGGATTGGCTGAAGGTTAAGGCTACCCTGGATAATCTGGACCTTGTCATAGTTGGCGGGGAATACGGTTACGGACGTAGGTACAGGTGGATAAGCGACTATTATCTTGCGGCTTTAGACCCGTCTACAGGCGGATTCGTAGTCGTAGGTAAGACCTTCAAGGGCTTGACAGACGCGGAGTTTGAGGAGCTCACCCGGGTACTTAAGAAGGATGTGGTCCGGCGTGAGGGACGTAGGGTCTGGGTTAACCCTAGAGTTGTGGTCGAGGTCGCCTACAACGAGGTTCAGAAGAGTCCGAAGTATCCCTCCGGCTTCGCCTTGAGGTTTGCACGTATAGTCAGGATCAGGTGGGATAAACGGGTCGAAGAAGCCGATACGATAGATAGGATCAGGGAGATATACCGTAGACAGTTCGAGAGGAAAAGCATGTCTCCTCGGATATAA